Proteins from one Falco cherrug isolate bFalChe1 chromosome 7, bFalChe1.pri, whole genome shotgun sequence genomic window:
- the RORA gene encoding nuclear receptor ROR-alpha isoform X2, with translation MMCFVLAAMKAQIEIIPCKICGDKSSGIHYGVITCEGCKGFFRRSQQSNATYSCPRQKNCLIDRTSRNRCQHCRLQKCLAVGMSRDAVKFGRMSKKQRDSLYAEVQKHRMQQQQRDHQQQPGEAEPLTPTYNITTNGLTELHDDLSNYIDGHTPEGSKADSAVSSFYLDIQPSPDQSGLDINGIKPEPICDYTPASGFFPYCSFTNGETSPTVSMAELEHLAQNISKSHMETCQYLREELQQITWQTFLQEEIENYQNKQREVMWQLCAVKITEAIQYVVEFAKRIDGFMELCQNDQIVLLKAGSLEVVFIRMCRAFDSQNNTVYFDGKYASPEVFKSLGCEDFISFVFEFGKSLCSMHLTEDEIALFSAFVLMSADRSWLQEKVKIEKLQQKIQLALQHVLQKNHREDGILTKLICKVSTLRALCGRHTEKLMAFKAIYPDIVRLHFPPLYKELFTSEFEPAMQIDG, from the exons CTCAAATTGAAATTATTCCATGCAAGATCTGTGGAGACAAATCATCAGGAATCCATTATGGTGTCATTACATGTGAAGGCTGCAAG GGCTTTTTCAGAAGGAGTCAGCAAAGCAATGCTACGTACTCCTGTCCTCGCCAGAAGAACTGTTTGATTGACCGAACCAGTAGAAACCGCTGCCAACACTGTCGATTACAGAAATGCCTTGCTGTGGGGATGTCTCGAGATG ctgtaaaGTTTGGTCGAATGTCAAAAAAGCAGAGGGACAGCCTGTACGCGGAGGTGCAGAAACATcgaatgcagcagcagcagcgagatCATCAGCAGCAACCAGGAGAGGCAGAACCACTAACACCAACATACAATATCACCACCAATGGGTTAACAGAGCTACATGATGACCTCAGTAATTACATTGATGGGCATACCCCTGAAGGTAGCAAAGCAGACTCTGCAGTTAGCAGCTTCTACTTAGACATACAGCCTTCTCCAGATCAGTCGGGTCTTGATATTAATGGAATCAAACCAGAACCAATATGTGACTACACACCAGCATCGGGCTTCTTCCCTTATTGTTCTTTTACAAATGGGGAGACCTCTCCAACTGTGTCCATGGCAGAATTAG AACACCTGGCACAGAACATTTCCAAGTCGCACATGGAAACTTGCCAGTACCTGCGGGAGGAGTTGCAGCAGATCACATGGCAGACCTTTCTGCAGGAGGAAATAGAGAACTACCAGAACAAG CAAAGGGAGGTAATGTGGCAGTTATGCGCAGTCAAAATAACAGAAGCTATACAGTATGTAGTGGAATTTGCCAAACGCATTGATGGCTTTATGGAACTGTGTCAAAACGATCaaattgtgcttttaaaagcag GGTCTTTAGAGGTTGTGTTCATCAGAATGTGCCGTGCCTTTGACTCCCAGAACAACACAGTCTACTTTGATGGCAAGTATGCTAGCCCAGAGGTTTTCAAGTCCTTAG GTTGTGAAGACTTCATTAgttttgtgtttgaatttgGAAAAAGTTTATGTTCTATGCACCTGACGGAAGATGAGAtagctttgttttctgcatttgttttaatgtcAGCAG ATCGCTCATGGCTTCAGGAGAAAGTAAAAATTGAAAAACTCCAACAGAAGATCCAGCTAGCACTTCAGCATGTCCTACAGAAGAACCACCGAGAAGATGGAATTCTAACAAAG ttaataTGCAAAGTGTCTACTTTAAGAGCACTGTGTGGACGACATACAGAAAAGCTTATGGCATTTAAAGCAATATACCCAGACATTGTACGACTTCATTTTCCTCCACTTTACAAGGAGTTGTTCACTTCAGAATTTGAGCCAGCGATGCAAATTGATGGGTAA
- the RORA gene encoding nuclear receptor ROR-alpha isoform X3: protein MSKHKGKSQIEIIPCKICGDKSSGIHYGVITCEGCKGFFRRSQQSNATYSCPRQKNCLIDRTSRNRCQHCRLQKCLAVGMSRDAVKFGRMSKKQRDSLYAEVQKHRMQQQQRDHQQQPGEAEPLTPTYNITTNGLTELHDDLSNYIDGHTPEGSKADSAVSSFYLDIQPSPDQSGLDINGIKPEPICDYTPASGFFPYCSFTNGETSPTVSMAELEHLAQNISKSHMETCQYLREELQQITWQTFLQEEIENYQNKQREVMWQLCAVKITEAIQYVVEFAKRIDGFMELCQNDQIVLLKAGSLEVVFIRMCRAFDSQNNTVYFDGKYASPEVFKSLGCEDFISFVFEFGKSLCSMHLTEDEIALFSAFVLMSADRSWLQEKVKIEKLQQKIQLALQHVLQKNHREDGILTKLICKVSTLRALCGRHTEKLMAFKAIYPDIVRLHFPPLYKELFTSEFEPAMQIDG from the exons ATGAGTAAGCATAAAGGAAAGT CTCAAATTGAAATTATTCCATGCAAGATCTGTGGAGACAAATCATCAGGAATCCATTATGGTGTCATTACATGTGAAGGCTGCAAG GGCTTTTTCAGAAGGAGTCAGCAAAGCAATGCTACGTACTCCTGTCCTCGCCAGAAGAACTGTTTGATTGACCGAACCAGTAGAAACCGCTGCCAACACTGTCGATTACAGAAATGCCTTGCTGTGGGGATGTCTCGAGATG ctgtaaaGTTTGGTCGAATGTCAAAAAAGCAGAGGGACAGCCTGTACGCGGAGGTGCAGAAACATcgaatgcagcagcagcagcgagatCATCAGCAGCAACCAGGAGAGGCAGAACCACTAACACCAACATACAATATCACCACCAATGGGTTAACAGAGCTACATGATGACCTCAGTAATTACATTGATGGGCATACCCCTGAAGGTAGCAAAGCAGACTCTGCAGTTAGCAGCTTCTACTTAGACATACAGCCTTCTCCAGATCAGTCGGGTCTTGATATTAATGGAATCAAACCAGAACCAATATGTGACTACACACCAGCATCGGGCTTCTTCCCTTATTGTTCTTTTACAAATGGGGAGACCTCTCCAACTGTGTCCATGGCAGAATTAG AACACCTGGCACAGAACATTTCCAAGTCGCACATGGAAACTTGCCAGTACCTGCGGGAGGAGTTGCAGCAGATCACATGGCAGACCTTTCTGCAGGAGGAAATAGAGAACTACCAGAACAAG CAAAGGGAGGTAATGTGGCAGTTATGCGCAGTCAAAATAACAGAAGCTATACAGTATGTAGTGGAATTTGCCAAACGCATTGATGGCTTTATGGAACTGTGTCAAAACGATCaaattgtgcttttaaaagcag GGTCTTTAGAGGTTGTGTTCATCAGAATGTGCCGTGCCTTTGACTCCCAGAACAACACAGTCTACTTTGATGGCAAGTATGCTAGCCCAGAGGTTTTCAAGTCCTTAG GTTGTGAAGACTTCATTAgttttgtgtttgaatttgGAAAAAGTTTATGTTCTATGCACCTGACGGAAGATGAGAtagctttgttttctgcatttgttttaatgtcAGCAG ATCGCTCATGGCTTCAGGAGAAAGTAAAAATTGAAAAACTCCAACAGAAGATCCAGCTAGCACTTCAGCATGTCCTACAGAAGAACCACCGAGAAGATGGAATTCTAACAAAG ttaataTGCAAAGTGTCTACTTTAAGAGCACTGTGTGGACGACATACAGAAAAGCTTATGGCATTTAAAGCAATATACCCAGACATTGTACGACTTCATTTTCCTCCACTTTACAAGGAGTTGTTCACTTCAGAATTTGAGCCAGCGATGCAAATTGATGGGTAA